In Marasmius oreades isolate 03SP1 chromosome 1, whole genome shotgun sequence, one DNA window encodes the following:
- a CDS encoding uncharacterized protein (CAZy:PL35) codes for MSAHYSSVANANNRGESPYHNSAHNESTGFIAPAAPTKKRTSPWIKWGLPLLILALIIIGAVLGGVLGSRAAKHKSVSSAAESSRSADAAASSAASAKAQIGRFAQATNSEFMVPIYPSTTNAAFSKPTFAPSSNANNGQGNTFPKDSFTPSNPSPLNVRPDRPRLFAPQYKWDALPRLIASDPYLKSWNETIFGNVTAYAALPPVKYNMDGASGILDNSREVKQRVKAFAYAYRLTKDKTYSDLAWREIQHAMSSDFGPAEDKWNTGHFLDTAEMSAAFGIAYDWLNDVLTDDQKGQMRDALIKYGLGPGAAAYTDPNATYAWWKNGIKGNWNCVCNSGLTVAALAILGDDTTGNSQTILQNSLDNAKANCIAAVSTDGTWAETQNYWYFGTMGHAEMASALITATGSDYGLLNSNQDFKKTGDFHLYGYGATSLFNYGDHGPNKFTSTANVVMFYASQYNLPTYMLFQRDRADAAEPWSMFWYDPSVAGAYWADAPLDKVFEDPLDSWVSMRSSFTDINALYVAMKAGNNSGDAHQNHNDLDAGDFVIDALGTRWAGELGSGDYLAPDYFVGANQDSARWQYYRKMTEGQNTILVNKKNQLVTGTTTVIKHESGGAKQSGGTTVYSPPNGQEGAAYWIADLTGAYDSADASSVHRGVRVLNGRKQVLIQDEVATTTGFQWRMHTNATVSIDGNTATLSLDGKEMKVVLVEPQGVSWSRTDAVRMSGTPPAPDQPNPGVSVLIAEVGQGTQRVQVLFNPTWDDGTQLKTPPSVALDGWSLTSHD; via the coding sequence ATGTCGGCTCATTACAGCTCTGTCGCCAATGCCAACAACCGAGGCGAATCTCCATACCACAATTCCGCTCATAACGAATCCACGGGCTTCATTGCCCCAGCAGCCCCCACCAAAAAGCGAACGTCTCCTTGGATCAAATGGGGACTGCCATTGCTAATTCTTGCTCTTATAATCATCGGCGCTGTCCTTGGTGGTGTCTTAGGTTCTCGTGCTGCGAAACACAAATCAGTGAGTTCAGCAGCGGAATCATCACGTAGTGCCGATGCAGCTGCTTCCAGTGCTGCTTCAGCCAAGGCTCAGATAGGTCGATTTGCGCAAGCTACAAACAGCGAGTTCATGGTCCCCATTTACCCCTCTACCACCAACGCCGCCTTCTCTAAGCCCACTTTCGCTCCCTCTTCCAATGCTAATAACGGTCAAGGCAACACCTTCCCCAAAGACTCCTTCACTCCTTCCAACCCTTCTCCCCTTAACGTTCGTCCGGATCGTCCCAGATTGTTCGCTCCTCAGTACAAATGGGATGCTCTTCCACGTCTCATCGCCTCAGATCCCTATTTGAAGTCATGGAACGAAACCATCTTCGGAAACGTAACTGCTTATGCCGCCCTGCCTCCTGTCAAATACAACATGGATGGAGCGAGTGGTATTCTTGACAACTCCCGCGAGGTCAAGCAGCGTGTGAAGGCATTCGCCTATGCCTACCGGTTGACGAAAGACAAGACGTATTCCGACCTCGCATGGCGTGAGATTCAGCACGCAATGTCTTCTGATTTCGGCCCCGCTGAAGACAAATGGAATACTGGTCACTTCCTCGACACTGCAGAGATGAGCGCAGCATTTGGTATTGCATATGATTGGTTGAACGACGTCCTCACCGATGACCAGAAGGGCCAGATGCGGGACGCCTTAATCAAGTATGGGTTAGGACCTGGCGCCGCCGCGTACACAGATCCGAATGCTACGTATGCCTGGTGGAAAAATGGCATTAAGGGTAACTGGAACTGTGTTTGCAACAGCGGGTTGACCGTCGCTGCTTTGGCCATCCTTGGTGATGACACCACCGGAAACTCCCAGACCATCCTCCAGAATTCCCTCGACAATGCCAAAGCCAACTGTATAGCTGCCGTGTCCACCGATGGAACGTGGGCAGAGACACAAAACTACTGGTATTTCGGCACCATGGGTCACGCAGAGATGGCTTCTGCCCTCATCACTGCCACCGGATCTGACTACGGTCTCCTCAATTCCAACCAGGACTTCAAAAAGACCGGCGATTTCCATCTGTATGGATATGGCGCCACCTCACTCTTCAATTATGGAGACCACGGACCAAACAAGTTTACTTCCACCGCCAACGTCGTGATGTTCTACGCCTCGCAGTACAACCTCCCAACTTACATGTTATTCCAACGTGACAGGGCTGATGCTGCTGAGCCGTGGAGTATGTTTTGGTATGACCCCTCTGTCGCAGGAGCTTACTGGGCCGATGCGCCTCTCGACAAGGTCTTCGAGGACCCACTTGACTCGTGGGTCTCTATGAGGTCTTCATTCACCGATATCAATGCCCTGTACGTGGCCATGAAAGCAGGTAACAACTCTGGCGACGCCCATCAGAACCACAACGATCTGGATGCAGGAGACTTTGTTATCGATGCCCTTGGTACTCGATGGGCTGGAGAACTCGGAAGTGGCGATTATCTGGCGCCTGATTACTTTGTTGGCGCGAATCAGGATTCTGCGAGGTGGCAGTATTACAGGAAGATGACGGAAGGGCAGAACACGATACTGGTTAACAAAAAGAACCAGCTTGTGACTGGAACGACCACCGTCATCAAGCATGAGTCTGGAGGTGCGAAACAGTCTGGTGGAACGACTGTGTATTCGCCGCCAAATGGACAGGAGGGAGCTGCGTATTGGATTGCGGATTTGACCGGAGCGTATGATTCTGCTGATGCCAGTTCTGTGCATCGTGGTGTTCGTGTTTTGAATGGGAGGAAGCAGGTTCTTATTCAGGATGAAGTGGCCACGACGACTGGGTTCCAGTGGAGGATGCATACGAATGCTACGGTTTCTATTGATGGGAATACGGCTACGCTTTCGCTTGATGGGAAAGAGATGAAGGTTGTGTTGGTTGAACCCCAGGGAGTGTCTTGGAGCAGAACTGATGCTGTGAGGATGAGTGGGACACCACCTGCGCCTGATCAGCCGAATCCTGGTGTAAGTGTGTTGATTGCGGAGGTTGGACAAGGGACGCAGAGGGTTCAGGTTTTGTTTAACCCGACCTGGGACGATGGCACGCAGCTGAAGACTCCTCCAAGTGTTGCGCTGGATGGTTGGAGCTTGACGTCACACGATTGA
- a CDS encoding uncharacterized protein (BUSCO:EOG09263690), whose product MAGTGNHCSFVLLAEFHILEGAQLKYQFPQPLGVDESVLAMSMLPDGAEAQSDDWTVFFLNQSPFNTISPVLALDSPEIRSTNLPGEDDDSRGSKPDLLCVLNLVRTKLDKSFDRGARVLAMAICTRHPFIQIFKPVLLMALDDYLLNPSQDCLARLFDAVNAMDLSRAPTLSRHEKMVMRLSERKDIFSEKFMQQQHTRPVSWNAAAGGAAGGQGQGQGQGQQQHRSNASLESNFTFEETMLRSKGNDENRTIGRSAGVGVGGEQWDAAARRADTESTATSTSTSAPSETSFTLGGSAVWVGDESGLDLVNATDTGGDANSVTSASGTTMVGSTYRPRRSTDGSSGSSHMNTRMLNTSKPSASYLTKDTHFFHTTVEYKSTVEYKDHKLPIKMPLSTFPEEVGDYSLITLVKVFSSPQLVSGPQHPHLHTSGPQTHPIIILFNALVTGKRVIFLGHKRPAGEVSTFVLAACALGSGCGAVLRGFVERAFPYANLNNRDEWESVPAYIAGVTNPIFGTGRMWDLMLDIGNGTVTISKDIHTAHPASGATSLFAPLISRTGTLKAEVNGLNEDEVRGGNKEFVVKTDNLMDNLFIEDVKSAIEYHYGESVVRVRFMEYVTRFVRIASRYEEEVVGSTTIGYPNTPFVERSPTRAPQLGSGIVFTDEQAGMKELAANAHRIEAWRKTNSYQYFVADFVKSQSTNPIRGFDVLHQLLRLRHAKHMTDSEMYLIMKTLEENVRTYEQVVELLSYLMPLSGGLLPLGFGLFHPQETIRDTTTDLFNHLRQYPVGVISLQSLNHFQRYAYVRQACMREKQLQQPLHQHQHQPQASPYQYAAPPSMASRTHSNSTASMSLGVGGGYFGLGERANGVF is encoded by the exons ATGGCGGGCACAGGCAACCACTGCTCCTTCGTCCTCTTGGCCGAATTCCACATTCTCGAAGGAGCTCAGCTGAAGTATCAGTTCCCGCAACCTCTAGGTGTCGATGAATC TGTCCTCGCCATGTCGATGTTACCAGACGGAGCAGAAGCACAGTCCGACGATTGGACCGTGTTTTTTCTAAATCAAAGCCCGTTTAATACGATTTCCCCCGTTCTGGCTTTGGATTCGCCAGAAATCAGGTCTACGAACTTACCTGGAGAAGACGATGATTCGAGGGGAAGCAAGCCGGACTTGTTGTGTGTGTTGAATTTGGTTCGGACGAAGCTTGATAAGAGTTTTGATCG AGGTGCTCGAGTACTTGCAATGGCGATCTGTACACGACATCCTtttattcaaatattcaag CCCGTATTGTTAATGGCACTGGACGACTACCTCCTCAACCCTTCACAAGACTGTCTGGCACGTCTCTTCGATGCCGTGAACGCGATGGATTTATCGCGGGCCCCTACACTATCACGACACGAGAAGATGGTGATGCGGCTTTCTGAACGGAAAGATATCTTTTCAGAGAAGTTCATGCAGCAGCAACATACGAGGCCTGTTAGTTGGAATGCTGCAGCTGGAGGAGCAGCAGGcgggcaagggcaagggcaagGACAGGGACAGCAGCAACATCGATCCAATGCGTCCTTGGAGTCGAATTTCACCTTTGAGGAAACAATGCTGAGGAGTAAGGGTAATGATGAGAACCGGACGATTGGGAGGAGCgctggtgttggtgttggtgggGAACAGTGGGATGCTGCGGCACGTAGAGCAGATACGGAGAGCAcggctacgtcgacttcgaCGAGTGCGCCTTCCGAAACTTCGTTCACGTTGGGCGGAAGTGCTGTATGGGTTGGAGACGAGAGTGGATTGGACTTGGTTAATGCTACGGATACGGGAGGAGATGCTAATAGCGTCACTTCAGCGAGCGGAACGACGATGGTTGGGTCGACTTATCGGCCACGACGGTCGACGGACGGGTCGTCAGGATCGTCTCACATGAATACCAGAATGCTCAACACCTCCAAACCGTCCGCTTCGTATCTAACGAAAGATACGCACTTCTTCCATACCACGGTGGAATACAAGTCTACAGTGGAATACAAGGACCACAAACTGCCTATAAAGATGCCCTTATCCACATTTCCGGAGGAAGTCGGTGAC TACTCGTTGATCACACTTGTCAAAGTCTTCTCCTCTCCTCAGCTAGTTTCCGGCCCTCAACACCCGCATCTACACACAAGCGGCCCTCAAACACATCCGATCATCATTCTCTTTAACGCGCTTGTCACGGGGAAGCGAGTCATTTTCCTGGGACACAAGCGACCCGCAGGAGAAGTTTCAACCTTTGTTTTAGCTGCATGTGCTCTCGGTTCTGGATGCGGTGCTGTGCTTCGAGGCTTTGTTGAGCGCGCATTTCCATATGCAAATTTAAATAACCGGGATGAGTGGGAGTCGGT CCCTGCCTACATCGCTGGCGTCACCAATCCGATATTCGGAACTGGACGTATGTGGGATCTTATGCTCGATATCGGAAATGGAACTGTCACGATCTCGAAAGACATCCATACCGCCCATCCTGCCAGCGGCGCCACGAGTCTATTTGCTCCGCTCATATCGAGAACAGGAACTTTGAAAGCCGAGGTGAACGGGCTcaatgaggatgaagttaGAGGTGGGAATAAGGAGTTTGTTGTGAAGACGGATAATTTGATGGATAATCTGTTTATCGAAGAT GTCAAGTCTGCTATTGAATATCATTACGGAGAGAGCGTCGTTCGTGTGAGGTTCATGGAATACGTTACGCGCTTTGTGAGGATCGCGTCGCGTTATGAGGAGGAAGTTGTTGGGAGTACAACAATTGGATATCCTAACACTCCTTTCGTGGAGAGGTCTCCGACGAGGGCACCGCAACTTGGAAGCGGAATTGTTTTTACGGATGAACAAGCTGGGATGAAGGAGCTGGCCGCTAACGCACATCGGATTGAGGCGTGGAGGAAGACGAATAGTTATCAATATTTTGTTGCG GACTTTGTAAAGTCACAGTCGACAAACCCAATCCGTGGATTCGATGTTTTACATCAGCTGCTTCGACTTCGACATGCGAAGCATATGACGGATTCGGAGATGTATTTAATAATGAAAACGTTGGAAGAGAATGTTAGGACCTATGAACAGGTTGTTGAG CTGCTATCATATCTCATGCCGCTCAGCGGAGGATTACTCCCGTTAGGCTTCGGTCTCTTTCATCCACAAGAAACAATACGAGATACGACCACTGATTTATTTAATCATTTGAGGCAGTATCCG GTTGGTGTGATTTCACTACAAAGTCTTAACCACTTCCAGCGGTATGCATATGTGAGACAGGCGTGTATGAGGGAGAAGCAACTGCAACAACCCCTCCATCAGCATCAACATCAGCCTCAAGCCTCGCCTTACCAGTATGCGGCACCGCCGTCAATGGCATCGCGTACCCATTCGAATTCGACTGCGAGCATGAGCCTTGGGGTTGGTGGTGGATATTTCGGGTTAGGGGAAAGAGCTAATGGGGTCTTTTGA
- a CDS encoding uncharacterized protein (BUSCO:EOG09263690), with the protein MSMLPDGAEAQSDDWTVFFLNQSPFNTISPVLALDSPEIRSTNLPGEDDDSRGSKPDLLCVLNLVRTKLDKSFDRGARVLAMAICTRHPFIQIFKPVLLMALDDYLLNPSQDCLARLFDAVNAMDLSRAPTLSRHEKMVMRLSERKDIFSEKFMQQQHTRPVSWNAAAGGAAGGQGQGQGQGQQQHRSNASLESNFTFEETMLRSKGNDENRTIGRSAGVGVGGEQWDAAARRADTESTATSTSTSAPSETSFTLGGSAVWVGDESGLDLVNATDTGGDANSVTSASGTTMVGSTYRPRRSTDGSSGSSHMNTRMLNTSKPSASYLTKDTHFFHTTVEYKSTVEYKDHKLPIKMPLSTFPEEVGDYSLITLVKVFSSPQLVSGPQHPHLHTSGPQTHPIIILFNALVTGKRVIFLGHKRPAGEVSTFVLAACALGSGCGAVLRGFVERAFPYANLNNRDEWESVPAYIAGVTNPIFGTGRMWDLMLDIGNGTVTISKDIHTAHPASGATSLFAPLISRTGTLKAEVNGLNEDEVRGGNKEFVVKTDNLMDNLFIEDVKSAIEYHYGESVVRVRFMEYVTRFVRIASRYEEEVVGSTTIGYPNTPFVERSPTRAPQLGSGIVFTDEQAGMKELAANAHRIEAWRKTNSYQYFVADFVKSQSTNPIRGFDVLHQLLRLRHAKHMTDSEMYLIMKTLEENVRTYEQVVELLSYLMPLSGGLLPLGFGLFHPQETIRDTTTDLFNHLRQYPVGVISLQSLNHFQRYAYVRQACMREKQLQQPLHQHQHQPQASPYQYAAPPSMASRTHSNSTASMSLGVGGGYFGLGERANGVF; encoded by the exons ATGTCGATGTTACCAGACGGAGCAGAAGCACAGTCCGACGATTGGACCGTGTTTTTTCTAAATCAAAGCCCGTTTAATACGATTTCCCCCGTTCTGGCTTTGGATTCGCCAGAAATCAGGTCTACGAACTTACCTGGAGAAGACGATGATTCGAGGGGAAGCAAGCCGGACTTGTTGTGTGTGTTGAATTTGGTTCGGACGAAGCTTGATAAGAGTTTTGATCG AGGTGCTCGAGTACTTGCAATGGCGATCTGTACACGACATCCTtttattcaaatattcaag CCCGTATTGTTAATGGCACTGGACGACTACCTCCTCAACCCTTCACAAGACTGTCTGGCACGTCTCTTCGATGCCGTGAACGCGATGGATTTATCGCGGGCCCCTACACTATCACGACACGAGAAGATGGTGATGCGGCTTTCTGAACGGAAAGATATCTTTTCAGAGAAGTTCATGCAGCAGCAACATACGAGGCCTGTTAGTTGGAATGCTGCAGCTGGAGGAGCAGCAGGcgggcaagggcaagggcaagGACAGGGACAGCAGCAACATCGATCCAATGCGTCCTTGGAGTCGAATTTCACCTTTGAGGAAACAATGCTGAGGAGTAAGGGTAATGATGAGAACCGGACGATTGGGAGGAGCgctggtgttggtgttggtgggGAACAGTGGGATGCTGCGGCACGTAGAGCAGATACGGAGAGCAcggctacgtcgacttcgaCGAGTGCGCCTTCCGAAACTTCGTTCACGTTGGGCGGAAGTGCTGTATGGGTTGGAGACGAGAGTGGATTGGACTTGGTTAATGCTACGGATACGGGAGGAGATGCTAATAGCGTCACTTCAGCGAGCGGAACGACGATGGTTGGGTCGACTTATCGGCCACGACGGTCGACGGACGGGTCGTCAGGATCGTCTCACATGAATACCAGAATGCTCAACACCTCCAAACCGTCCGCTTCGTATCTAACGAAAGATACGCACTTCTTCCATACCACGGTGGAATACAAGTCTACAGTGGAATACAAGGACCACAAACTGCCTATAAAGATGCCCTTATCCACATTTCCGGAGGAAGTCGGTGAC TACTCGTTGATCACACTTGTCAAAGTCTTCTCCTCTCCTCAGCTAGTTTCCGGCCCTCAACACCCGCATCTACACACAAGCGGCCCTCAAACACATCCGATCATCATTCTCTTTAACGCGCTTGTCACGGGGAAGCGAGTCATTTTCCTGGGACACAAGCGACCCGCAGGAGAAGTTTCAACCTTTGTTTTAGCTGCATGTGCTCTCGGTTCTGGATGCGGTGCTGTGCTTCGAGGCTTTGTTGAGCGCGCATTTCCATATGCAAATTTAAATAACCGGGATGAGTGGGAGTCGGT CCCTGCCTACATCGCTGGCGTCACCAATCCGATATTCGGAACTGGACGTATGTGGGATCTTATGCTCGATATCGGAAATGGAACTGTCACGATCTCGAAAGACATCCATACCGCCCATCCTGCCAGCGGCGCCACGAGTCTATTTGCTCCGCTCATATCGAGAACAGGAACTTTGAAAGCCGAGGTGAACGGGCTcaatgaggatgaagttaGAGGTGGGAATAAGGAGTTTGTTGTGAAGACGGATAATTTGATGGATAATCTGTTTATCGAAGAT GTCAAGTCTGCTATTGAATATCATTACGGAGAGAGCGTCGTTCGTGTGAGGTTCATGGAATACGTTACGCGCTTTGTGAGGATCGCGTCGCGTTATGAGGAGGAAGTTGTTGGGAGTACAACAATTGGATATCCTAACACTCCTTTCGTGGAGAGGTCTCCGACGAGGGCACCGCAACTTGGAAGCGGAATTGTTTTTACGGATGAACAAGCTGGGATGAAGGAGCTGGCCGCTAACGCACATCGGATTGAGGCGTGGAGGAAGACGAATAGTTATCAATATTTTGTTGCG GACTTTGTAAAGTCACAGTCGACAAACCCAATCCGTGGATTCGATGTTTTACATCAGCTGCTTCGACTTCGACATGCGAAGCATATGACGGATTCGGAGATGTATTTAATAATGAAAACGTTGGAAGAGAATGTTAGGACCTATGAACAGGTTGTTGAG CTGCTATCATATCTCATGCCGCTCAGCGGAGGATTACTCCCGTTAGGCTTCGGTCTCTTTCATCCACAAGAAACAATACGAGATACGACCACTGATTTATTTAATCATTTGAGGCAGTATCCG GTTGGTGTGATTTCACTACAAAGTCTTAACCACTTCCAGCGGTATGCATATGTGAGACAGGCGTGTATGAGGGAGAAGCAACTGCAACAACCCCTCCATCAGCATCAACATCAGCCTCAAGCCTCGCCTTACCAGTATGCGGCACCGCCGTCAATGGCATCGCGTACCCATTCGAATTCGACTGCGAGCATGAGCCTTGGGGTTGGTGGTGGATATTTCGGGTTAGGGGAAAGAGCTAATGGGGTCTTTTGA
- a CDS encoding uncharacterized protein (MEROPS:MER0079560) — translation MLPLTLSLSLSFLILANADPVHIPLTVRDVDSGSSDAVNAEHWNSVAEGLQLKYGIGNSNSRRMGRRASTADIPMTNQQTDASYFGTVNVGTPSQPFNVILDTGSSDLWLASSACSLCDSETPLYDLSKSSSAQNTNRPVSITYGSGQVRGTTVTDNVSIGPFSVSSQTLLAVNVVSSGLLDGTVSGILGLGFNTISSTRSTPLWQTLANNGDFSSPDMSFWMTRLRGTTNRQTEAPGGVMTLGGTNSTLFTGDVEFLPAVGQPSFWLLEMKTLTVNGKNVPISTGNNAVSAIDTGTTLIGGPGTDVKAFWAAVPGSNVVSDMPGFFSYPCSTDLNVGMSYGGKSWSINPKDMNIGRLSVGSSSCVGGIFDLSRGTNIASGGEGTPGWVVGATFLKNVYSVFRATNPPQIGFAQLSDAAGGSGMIPSSSSATELNPTATFAPSSSRRGSSSTIGAPGNTPSGSGNGSGSGSGSNGAVRSGRTVSSAPAAFAGAVVLLAGFVGGLGGF, via the exons ATGCTCCCTCTCACTctttccctctccctctccttcctAATACTCGCAAATGCAGACCCAGTCCACATACCACTTACAGTCCGCGATGTTGACTCTGGTTCAAGCGATGCCGTAAACGCTGAGCACTGGAATTCAGTTGCGGAGGGGTTACAACTAAAATATGGAATTGGGAACTCGAATTCGAGGCGGATGGGCAGACGTGCTTCTACTGCAGATATCCCCATGACGAACCAG CAAACCGATGCCAGTTACTTTGGTACGGTGAATGTAGGAACTCC ATCACAACCATTCAACGTCATCCTCGATACTGGCTCCTCAGATCTTTGGCTAGCATCCTCCGCATGCTCCCTTTGTGATTCCGAAACACCTCTCTACGATCTTTCAAAGTCTTCTTCCGCTCAGAACACCAATCGTCCTGTATCAATAACCTATGGATCCGGTCAAGTTCGTGGAACGACCGTAACTGATAATGTATCTATTGGGCCGTTTTCGGTCTCATCACAGACTCTTC TCGCGGTTAACGTTGTAAGCTCAGGTCTCTTAGACGGCACCGTCTCAGGAATTCTCGGTCTTGGATTCAACACCATCTCTTCAACGCGTAGCACACCCCTCTGGCAGACGTTAGCGAATAATGGAGACTTTAGTAGTCCTGATATGTCATTCTGGATGACGCGGTTAAGAGGGACCACCAATCGGCAGACAGAAGCTCCTGGGGGAGTCATGACACTCGGAGGCACGAACTCTACGCTTTTCACAGGCGACGTAGAGTTTCTGCCAGCGGTGGGGCAGCCTAGTTTCTGGCTGTTGGAGATGAAGA CGTTGACGGTGAATGGCAAAAACGTGCCTATATCGACGGGGAATAACGCGGTCTCTGCCATTGACACTGGAACTACTCTGATTGGAGGACCGGGTACGGATGTGAAAGCGTTCTGGGCGGCGGTTCCGGGGTCCAACGTAGTTTCTGATATGCCTGGATTCTTTTCTTATC CGTGTTCAACCGATCTAAACGTCGGTATGTCCTACGGAGGAAAGTCCTGGTCCATCAATCCCAAAGACATGAATATCGGTCGACTTTCTGTTGGATCTAGTTCATGTGTTGGGGGGATCTTTGATTTATCGAGGGGAACGAACATCGCTAGTGGAGGAGAGGGAACTCCGGGTTGGGTTGTTGGAGCTACATTTCTG AAAAACGTCTACTCCGTCTTCCGCGCGACCAACCCACCCCAAATTGGCTTCGCTCAGTTGTCTGACGCAGCAGGGGGATCAGGTATGAtcccctcttcttcatcggcGACTGAGCTGAATCCCACTGCTACTTTTgctccttcatcttctcgtcgtggttcttcttcgactaTAGGCGCCCCTGGTAATACACCTTCCGGTAGTGGGAAtgggagtgggagtgggagtggATCCAATGGGGCTGTTCGATCGGGCAGGACTGTGTCATCTGCGCCGGCTGCTTTTGCTGGTGCAGTGGTACTGTTAGCTGGCTTTGTGGGTGGTTTGGGTGGGTTTTGA